In Streptomyces capitiformicae, one genomic interval encodes:
- a CDS encoding SDR family oxidoreductase — translation MILITGATGTIGGEVVRQLAARGEKVRALTRDPARARVPEGVEVACADYLAPETVEAAMAGVSALFAVSVFGPGDAEADAALVGMARAAGVRRIVKLSAIGTGDPASGPGGNWHLPGEQAVRASGLEWTVLRPSFFASNTLSWADAIHAGGPVPNMTGTGVQGVVDPRDVSEVAVRALLEPRHAGRTYTLTGPEAIGTGDQAAVLASVLGRPVRTVDLSPDGTREFLTAAGLGDVYVEGVGAGTAYVREGGGAQVAEDVPEVLGRRARTYRTWAEDHRAVFARDSRRTSR, via the coding sequence ATGATCCTGATCACGGGTGCCACCGGCACCATCGGCGGTGAAGTCGTACGACAGCTCGCGGCGCGCGGGGAGAAGGTGCGCGCGCTGACGCGGGACCCGGCCCGGGCGCGGGTGCCCGAGGGAGTGGAGGTGGCGTGTGCGGACTACCTCGCCCCGGAGACCGTCGAGGCCGCGATGGCCGGGGTCTCGGCCCTGTTCGCGGTGTCGGTGTTCGGGCCCGGGGACGCCGAGGCGGACGCGGCGCTGGTCGGCATGGCGCGTGCGGCGGGCGTACGGCGCATCGTGAAGCTCTCCGCCATCGGCACCGGCGACCCGGCGTCCGGGCCCGGAGGGAACTGGCATCTTCCCGGTGAACAGGCCGTCCGGGCCAGTGGGTTGGAGTGGACGGTGCTGCGGCCCTCGTTCTTCGCGTCCAACACGCTGAGCTGGGCGGACGCTATCCACGCAGGTGGGCCCGTGCCCAACATGACGGGGACCGGTGTCCAGGGAGTCGTCGACCCGCGCGATGTGTCGGAGGTCGCCGTACGGGCGCTGCTGGAGCCCCGGCACGCGGGGCGGACGTACACCCTCACCGGTCCGGAGGCGATCGGTACCGGCGACCAGGCCGCCGTGCTCGCTTCCGTCCTCGGCCGGCCGGTCCGCACGGTCGACCTCTCGCCGGACGGGACACGGGAGTTTCTGACGGCCGCCGGGCTGGGGGACGTGTATGTGGAGGGCGTGGGGGCGGGGACCGCGTATGTGCGGGAGGGCGGCGGGGCCCAGGTCGCGGAAGATGTGCCTGAGGTGCTGGGGCGCCGGGCGCGAACGTACCGGACGTGGGCCGAGGACCATCGGGCGGTGTTCGCCCGGGACAGTCGTCGTACATCAAGGTGA
- a CDS encoding peroxidase family protein, protein MVHRHHRETYYVVNEGRILEFEKGDAVARVPSATEQQMAFRFSRFGEKGVQLDETLRGKLAEAMTTGTGGGDPDSGEPGTAIPAGFTYLGQFVDHDLTLDRTQVGLGEPVPVEDLVQGRSPALDLDSLYGLGPHHSSSARFYETEARLKMGTTLGVPFPPEFPPANIDQEGFDLPRAGETAGGTRANQRAALIPDARNDENLAVAQLHLAFIRFHNRVVDHLVERGVPEHRLLKAARDIVVKHYQWMLRTDFLPRIVDPDIVERVFTRGRRHFEVPGYIRPGDLPTMPIEFSVAAYRLGHSMVRGAYQWNAVFRAGGSGPIASLDLLFRFSGTAGNLNPDGELDDPNSGVGLRLPSNWIADFRRLFDFGEAGRDDLVVPAAEFNVAKRLDTLLVDPLAALPLGTFGGRGLPEPPPIQRNLAFRNLTRAAMVELATGPQLAAQMGFKPLTEDQILRGNGGAVLEGLSDTERAQLVEHTPLWFYVLREAEVNEARPGSLTGVGGTLVAEVFHRAMEGSRRSIVKHPGWRPSLPAHQKGKFTMTDLLLFAFENDAKLLNPLG, encoded by the coding sequence ATGGTGCATCGACACCATCGCGAGACCTACTACGTCGTCAACGAGGGTCGGATCCTGGAGTTCGAGAAGGGGGACGCGGTCGCACGCGTACCGAGCGCGACCGAGCAGCAGATGGCCTTCCGCTTCTCCAGGTTCGGGGAGAAGGGAGTCCAGCTCGACGAGACACTGCGTGGCAAACTCGCCGAGGCCATGACCACGGGCACGGGCGGCGGCGACCCCGACTCGGGGGAGCCCGGGACGGCGATCCCGGCGGGGTTCACGTACCTCGGGCAGTTCGTCGACCACGATCTGACCCTGGACCGCACCCAGGTGGGGCTGGGGGAGCCGGTCCCGGTCGAGGACCTGGTGCAGGGCCGCAGTCCCGCCCTCGACCTCGACTCGCTCTACGGGCTCGGCCCGCACCACTCCAGCAGCGCCCGCTTCTACGAGACGGAAGCCCGCCTCAAGATGGGTACGACGCTCGGCGTGCCCTTCCCGCCCGAGTTCCCACCCGCCAACATCGACCAGGAGGGCTTCGACCTCCCGAGGGCCGGCGAGACGGCCGGCGGCACCCGGGCCAACCAGCGCGCCGCGCTCATCCCGGACGCGCGCAACGACGAGAACCTGGCTGTCGCCCAGCTCCATCTGGCGTTCATCCGTTTCCACAACCGCGTCGTCGACCACCTCGTCGAGCGCGGAGTGCCCGAGCACCGGTTGCTCAAGGCGGCCCGGGACATCGTCGTGAAGCACTACCAGTGGATGCTGCGCACCGACTTCCTGCCGCGCATCGTCGACCCGGACATCGTCGAGCGGGTCTTCACCCGCGGGCGCCGGCACTTCGAGGTGCCGGGCTACATACGCCCCGGCGACCTGCCGACGATGCCCATCGAGTTCTCCGTCGCCGCCTACCGGCTCGGGCACAGCATGGTCCGCGGGGCCTACCAGTGGAACGCCGTCTTCCGCGCGGGCGGATCCGGCCCGATCGCCTCGCTGGACCTGCTGTTCCGGTTCAGTGGCACGGCGGGCAACCTCAACCCGGACGGCGAACTGGACGACCCGAACTCGGGGGTGGGCCTGCGGCTGCCGAGCAACTGGATCGCCGACTTCCGCAGGCTGTTCGACTTCGGCGAGGCGGGCCGCGACGACCTGGTCGTGCCCGCGGCCGAGTTCAACGTCGCCAAACGGCTCGACACCCTGCTCGTCGACCCGCTGGCCGCGCTTCCGCTCGGCACCTTCGGCGGCCGAGGGCTCCCGGAGCCGCCGCCGATCCAGCGCAACCTCGCGTTCCGCAACCTCACGCGGGCCGCGATGGTCGAGCTGGCCACCGGGCCACAGCTGGCCGCCCAGATGGGCTTCAAGCCGCTGACGGAGGACCAGATCCTCCGGGGCAACGGCGGCGCCGTCCTGGAGGGTCTGTCCGACACCGAGCGCGCGCAGTTGGTGGAGCACACCCCGCTGTGGTTCTACGTCCTGCGCGAGGCCGAGGTGAACGAGGCGCGCCCCGGCAGCCTCACCGGCGTCGGCGGCACGCTCGTCGCCGAGGTCTTCCATCGCGCGATGGAGGGCAGCCGGAGGTCGATCGTGAAGCACCCGGGCTGGCGCCCGAGCCTCCCGGCCCACCAGAAGGGCAAGTTCACGATGACGGACCTGCTCCTGTTCGCCTTCGAGAACGACGCGAAGCTGCTGAACCCGCTGGGCTAG
- a CDS encoding acyl-CoA thioesterase, with the protein MAESFSVPVTVRGYETDVQGHLNQSVYLQYGEHARWSLLQAAGVRQADLMAKGVGPVTLETTIRYRRELHAGDEIEVTCSFLWGEGRTFRVEQTIRKTDGTVAAEITAVAGLLDLGARKLVADPRAYFRALASDPTPFGM; encoded by the coding sequence GTGGCCGAGTCGTTTTCCGTACCCGTCACCGTGCGGGGATACGAGACCGACGTGCAGGGACACCTCAACCAGAGCGTGTATCTCCAGTACGGGGAACACGCGCGCTGGTCGCTGCTCCAGGCGGCCGGTGTACGTCAGGCCGATCTGATGGCGAAGGGCGTCGGCCCGGTGACCCTGGAGACGACGATCCGTTACCGGCGAGAACTGCACGCCGGTGACGAGATCGAGGTGACGTGCTCGTTCCTCTGGGGCGAGGGCAGGACGTTCCGGGTCGAGCAGACGATCCGCAAGACCGACGGCACGGTTGCCGCCGAGATCACCGCCGTCGCCGGGCTGTTGGACCTCGGTGCCCGCAAGCTGGTGGCCGACCCCCGGGCGTACTTCCGGGCGCTGGCCTCGGACCCCACGCCGTTCGGAATGTGA
- a CDS encoding histidine phosphatase family protein: MGDLFLVRHGETEWSVSGQHTSWTDIPLTDNGRAQARGLAPLLNSHHIGAVFVSPLKRARETAELAGLAGARVDADLSEWDYGGYEGVTTVEIHRTRPDWFLFTDGVAPGPAEHPGESPEEVGARADRMVAKAHAALANTEGCVVLVAHGHFLRVLTARWLGLPASGGALFQLATGTVCRLGTEHGRPVIAGWNIRPLSDPPRSLRVG; the protein is encoded by the coding sequence ATGGGTGATCTCTTTCTCGTGCGGCACGGTGAGACCGAGTGGTCGGTGTCCGGGCAGCACACCAGCTGGACCGACATCCCGCTGACGGACAACGGGCGGGCGCAGGCACGCGGCCTCGCCCCGCTGCTCAACTCGCACCACATCGGCGCCGTGTTCGTCAGTCCGCTGAAGCGCGCCCGGGAGACGGCCGAGTTGGCCGGTCTCGCCGGGGCGCGGGTCGACGCGGATCTCTCCGAGTGGGACTACGGCGGGTACGAGGGGGTCACGACCGTCGAGATCCATCGCACCCGGCCGGACTGGTTCCTGTTCACGGACGGGGTCGCGCCGGGACCGGCCGAGCATCCCGGGGAGAGCCCGGAGGAGGTCGGGGCGCGCGCCGACCGGATGGTCGCGAAGGCGCACGCCGCGCTGGCGAACACCGAGGGGTGTGTGGTGCTGGTGGCGCACGGGCACTTCCTGCGCGTCCTCACCGCCCGCTGGCTCGGGCTGCCGGCGTCGGGCGGGGCGCTGTTCCAGCTGGCCACGGGGACGGTCTGCCGGCTCGGCACCGAGCACGGCCGTCCGGTCATCGCCGGGTGGAACATCAGGCCCTTGTCAGACCCTCCTCGTAGTCTTCGAGTGGGTTGA
- a CDS encoding HAD domain-containing protein, with protein MTDRPLLLLDVDGPLNPFGARLWRPRGYVTRRVHPSNWSARQKPGSRRLRRGLRIRLNPAHGARLLALPYELAWATTWMHEANEMIGPVIGLPRDLPVIEFTNLFAKDPEGLYWKTRRVVEWAAGRPFVWVDDMITDLDVRHVAKYHEGAALLLRIDPRKGLREPEFAELERWARSL; from the coding sequence ATGACCGACCGACCGCTGCTCCTCCTCGACGTGGACGGCCCCCTCAACCCCTTCGGCGCCCGCTTGTGGCGACCCCGTGGTTATGTGACCCGCCGGGTGCACCCGTCCAACTGGTCGGCGCGGCAGAAGCCGGGGTCCCGGCGGTTGCGCCGGGGGCTGCGGATTCGGCTGAACCCGGCGCATGGCGCACGGTTGCTCGCGCTGCCGTACGAGCTGGCGTGGGCCACGACGTGGATGCATGAGGCCAACGAGATGATCGGGCCGGTGATCGGGTTGCCGCGCGATCTGCCGGTCATCGAGTTCACGAACCTGTTCGCCAAGGACCCGGAAGGGCTGTACTGGAAGACGCGGCGGGTCGTGGAGTGGGCGGCGGGGCGGCCGTTCGTCTGGGTCGACGACATGATCACCGATCTCGACGTACGGCATGTGGCGAAGTACCACGAGGGGGCGGCGCTCCTGCTCCGGATCGACCCGCGCAAGGGGCTGCGGGAGCCGGAGTTCGCGGAGCTGGAACGCTGGGCTCGTAGCCTGTGA
- a CDS encoding pyridoxal phosphate-dependent aminotransferase yields the protein MEFRQSNKLSEVCYEIRGPVIEHADALEKAGHSVLRLNTGNPALFGFEAPEEILQDMIRMLPQAHGYTDSRGVLSARRAVAGRYQNLGLTVDVDDVFLGNGISELISMAVTALVEDGDEVLIPAPDFPLWTAVTTLAGGKAVHYLCDEQADWYPDLDDMASKITDRTKAVVIINPNNPTGAVYPKEIIEGILDLARRHGLMVFADEIYDQILYDDAVHHSAAALAPDLVVLTFCGLSKTYRVAGFRSGWLVVTGPKQHARNYLEGLTMLASMRLCANAPAQYAIQAALGGRQSINELTAPGGRLHEQRNVAWEKLNEIPGVSCVKPKGSLYAFPRLDPKVHKIHDDEKFVLDLLLREKIQVVQGTGFNWPTPDHFRILTLPHAEDLEAAIGRIGRFLSGYRQ from the coding sequence ATGGAGTTCCGGCAGTCGAACAAGCTCAGCGAGGTCTGTTACGAGATCCGCGGCCCCGTGATCGAGCACGCGGACGCGCTGGAGAAGGCCGGCCACAGCGTGCTGCGCCTGAACACCGGCAACCCCGCGCTGTTCGGCTTCGAGGCGCCCGAGGAGATCCTCCAGGACATGATCCGGATGCTCCCGCAGGCGCACGGCTACACGGACTCCCGGGGCGTCCTCTCGGCCCGCCGGGCCGTCGCCGGGCGCTACCAGAACCTGGGCCTGACCGTCGACGTCGACGACGTCTTCCTCGGCAACGGCATCTCCGAGCTGATCTCGATGGCCGTGACCGCGCTGGTCGAGGACGGCGACGAAGTACTCATCCCCGCCCCCGACTTCCCGCTCTGGACGGCCGTCACGACACTCGCGGGCGGCAAGGCGGTCCACTACCTCTGCGACGAACAGGCCGACTGGTACCCGGACCTGGACGACATGGCGTCGAAGATCACGGACCGTACGAAGGCCGTCGTCATCATCAACCCGAACAACCCCACCGGCGCGGTCTACCCGAAGGAGATCATCGAGGGCATCCTCGACCTCGCCCGCCGCCACGGCCTGATGGTCTTCGCCGACGAGATCTACGACCAGATCCTGTACGACGACGCCGTGCACCACTCGGCCGCGGCTCTCGCCCCCGACCTCGTCGTCCTCACCTTCTGCGGTCTGTCGAAGACGTACCGGGTGGCCGGCTTCCGCTCGGGCTGGCTGGTCGTCACCGGCCCCAAGCAGCACGCCAGGAACTACCTGGAGGGCCTGACCATGCTGGCCTCCATGCGGCTGTGCGCCAACGCGCCCGCGCAGTACGCCATCCAGGCCGCGCTGGGGGGCCGCCAGTCCATCAATGAACTGACCGCGCCGGGCGGCCGGCTGCACGAACAGCGGAACGTGGCCTGGGAGAAGCTCAATGAGATCCCCGGTGTGTCGTGCGTGAAGCCGAAGGGCTCGCTGTACGCGTTCCCTCGTCTGGACCCCAAGGTCCACAAGATCCACGACGACGAGAAGTTCGTCCTGGACCTGCTCCTGCGCGAGAAGATCCAGGTGGTCCAGGGCACCGGCTTCAACTGGCCCACCCCCGACCACTTCCGCATCCTGACCCTCCCCCACGCGGAGGACCTGGAGGCGGCGATCGGCCGGATCGGACGGTTCCTGAGCGGGTACCGGCAGTAG
- a CDS encoding winged helix-turn-helix transcriptional regulator, which yields MSPRRSYDQYCSAARALDLVGDRWTLLIVRELLAGPRRYTDLHADLPGVSTDVLASRLKDMERDGLTTRRRLPPPGAAYVYELTGRGRELLPVLQALGAWGSSALGERRATDAVRAHWFALPLLRGLDGCAAGLVEVGLEEGRFHVWVGAEDGPVYGEGAAPESPDVRLSIDAATCGALGRGELSLRDAVRQRRVEVEGDGALAKELREG from the coding sequence ATGTCACCTCGCCGAAGCTACGACCAGTACTGTTCCGCCGCCCGGGCGCTCGACCTCGTCGGCGACCGCTGGACCCTGCTGATCGTGCGCGAACTGCTGGCCGGACCGCGTCGGTACACCGACCTCCACGCGGACCTCCCGGGAGTCAGCACCGACGTTCTCGCCTCCCGGCTGAAGGACATGGAACGGGACGGGCTGACGACGCGGCGCCGACTTCCCCCACCGGGTGCCGCGTACGTCTACGAACTCACCGGGCGGGGGCGCGAGTTGCTGCCCGTGCTACAGGCGCTCGGGGCGTGGGGTTCGTCCGCGCTGGGCGAGCGCCGGGCCACCGACGCCGTACGCGCGCACTGGTTCGCCCTGCCGCTGCTGCGTGGGCTCGACGGGTGTGCCGCCGGGCTCGTCGAAGTGGGGCTGGAGGAGGGGCGGTTCCATGTGTGGGTCGGTGCGGAGGACGGGCCGGTCTACGGGGAGGGGGCCGCGCCCGAGTCACCGGACGTCCGGTTGTCGATCGACGCGGCGACCTGCGGTGCGCTCGGCCGGGGGGAGTTGAGCCTGCGGGACGCCGTACGGCAGAGGCGGGTCGAGGTGGAAGGCGACGGAGCCTTGGCGAAGGAGTTGCGGGAGGGGTGA
- a CDS encoding LPXTG cell wall anchor domain-containing protein, with product MRACLASAVAVAAAATLALTGLPGLTLSADAAPGKKPPNPGMPCRDYFDLAEDLQAIVELPEGDASRAKSQWDTYEYVNPGKKYDGLGAPSEDDIKRLQKEAKVPPKSRPVDRIWWRWIKAREKNPNAFGDFTHWRDNIQIKNTGNDPRGKAFEKKIIKDHGLVGDDWICQKEFDFVDPDTGETHRRKLDAWNQRTGKGLEIKSNGSPDTRQKPGDIAWSKQKDSPVKSLKYVFAEPQDKAARDHLNELKKNAPGKVTEYNYRSRKVELAPGGGVRDKTTTLQPPGSKGVTGGGAQDLIRESRPNPKAMKEFLDRKNAADPYRLQPKGPGGVDFSTLELRYIGKPVKGKGVDYSFSAKEVPEDTAGWGGKEKAQLINDAFFTWLALTPEKFWVNLNPDQPDKIMDSAFGKTDAGRVLLEADLELKKDFADAMNPNKRPEADQYWKSLPRNSDGVPCWFQVRNWIEPDTAVVREENGGIHILDTPLKVQAQYLKIDNMPGDPYLCEFDEAEKKATEDRMNRLIMPEVERRVNTDPRYADLRRVYTARVAAEFIRQQDAASPTDYHKVINSNDASSWPLRGENKDWTRESVYQAYLKSLREGEEQWEHDAGGGPYTMSVGGVDFSKQPKRNMSKLRFDTEHRHLPRETKASVRTLADNTKDGDANLLLLGGNTVTSDVSGDDTPDPGPDPTPEPTPTPTDPDDPTDKPSAPATPPASGGSSGGSGGKYEQDPDGDLADTGTGTPVGLIAGLAAALAAVGGGLVWWKRRRTADQE from the coding sequence GTGAGGGCGTGTCTGGCATCCGCTGTCGCGGTCGCCGCCGCGGCGACCCTCGCTCTCACCGGCCTGCCGGGCCTCACCCTCAGCGCGGATGCCGCGCCGGGCAAGAAACCGCCGAACCCGGGCATGCCGTGCCGGGACTACTTCGACCTGGCGGAGGATCTCCAGGCCATCGTGGAGCTGCCCGAGGGGGACGCCTCGCGGGCCAAGTCGCAGTGGGACACGTATGAGTACGTGAACCCGGGCAAGAAGTATGACGGTCTCGGCGCGCCGTCCGAGGACGACATCAAGCGGCTGCAGAAGGAGGCCAAGGTACCGCCGAAGTCCCGGCCGGTCGACCGGATCTGGTGGAGGTGGATCAAGGCCAGGGAGAAGAACCCTAACGCCTTCGGTGACTTCACCCACTGGCGCGACAACATCCAGATCAAGAACACCGGAAACGACCCCCGCGGCAAGGCGTTCGAGAAGAAGATCATCAAGGACCACGGGCTCGTCGGCGACGACTGGATCTGTCAGAAGGAGTTCGACTTCGTCGACCCCGACACCGGCGAGACCCACCGGCGCAAGTTGGACGCCTGGAACCAGCGCACCGGAAAGGGCCTGGAGATCAAGTCCAACGGGAGCCCGGACACCAGGCAGAAGCCCGGCGACATCGCCTGGTCCAAGCAGAAGGACAGCCCGGTCAAGTCCCTGAAGTACGTCTTCGCCGAGCCGCAGGACAAGGCTGCCAGGGACCACCTGAACGAGCTGAAGAAGAACGCCCCGGGCAAGGTCACCGAGTACAACTACCGTTCCAGGAAGGTCGAGTTGGCCCCGGGCGGCGGTGTGCGGGACAAGACGACCACATTGCAGCCCCCGGGTTCCAAGGGTGTCACCGGCGGCGGTGCGCAGGATCTGATCCGCGAGTCGCGCCCGAACCCGAAGGCCATGAAGGAGTTCCTGGACCGCAAGAACGCGGCCGACCCCTACCGGCTCCAGCCCAAGGGCCCCGGCGGGGTGGACTTCTCCACGCTGGAGCTGCGGTACATCGGCAAGCCGGTCAAGGGCAAGGGCGTCGACTACAGCTTCTCCGCGAAGGAGGTTCCCGAGGACACCGCCGGCTGGGGAGGAAAGGAGAAGGCGCAGCTCATCAATGACGCGTTCTTCACCTGGCTCGCCCTGACCCCGGAGAAGTTCTGGGTCAATCTCAACCCGGACCAGCCCGACAAGATCATGGACAGCGCGTTCGGGAAGACCGACGCCGGACGGGTCCTGCTGGAAGCCGATCTGGAGCTGAAGAAGGACTTCGCCGATGCGATGAACCCGAACAAGCGCCCGGAGGCCGACCAGTACTGGAAGTCGCTGCCCCGCAACTCCGACGGCGTCCCTTGCTGGTTCCAGGTCCGCAACTGGATCGAGCCGGACACCGCGGTCGTCCGCGAGGAGAACGGCGGCATCCACATCCTGGACACACCGCTGAAGGTCCAGGCCCAGTACCTGAAGATCGACAACATGCCGGGCGACCCGTATCTGTGCGAGTTCGACGAGGCCGAGAAGAAGGCCACCGAGGACCGTATGAACCGGCTGATCATGCCCGAGGTCGAGCGGCGGGTGAACACCGACCCGCGCTACGCCGATCTGCGCCGCGTCTACACGGCCCGGGTGGCGGCGGAGTTCATCCGCCAGCAGGACGCCGCGTCCCCCACCGACTACCACAAGGTCATCAACAGCAACGACGCCTCCTCGTGGCCGCTGCGCGGTGAGAACAAGGACTGGACGCGGGAGAGCGTCTACCAGGCATATCTGAAGTCGCTGCGTGAGGGCGAGGAACAGTGGGAGCACGACGCCGGCGGCGGTCCGTACACCATGAGCGTGGGCGGGGTGGACTTCTCCAAGCAGCCCAAGCGGAACATGTCCAAGCTCCGCTTCGACACCGAGCACCGCCATCTGCCGCGCGAGACGAAGGCATCGGTGCGCACGCTGGCGGACAACACCAAGGACGGTGACGCGAACCTGCTGCTCCTGGGCGGCAACACCGTCACCTCCGATGTCTCCGGCGACGACACCCCCGACCCGGGCCCGGACCCGACTCCCGAGCCGACTCCGACACCGACCGATCCGGACGATCCGACGGACAAACCCTCCGCCCCCGCGACGCCCCCGGCCAGCGGCGGCAGCAGCGGCGGCAGCGGCGGCAAGTACGAGCAGGACCCGGACGGCGACCTTGCCGACACCGGTACCGGCACCCCGGTGGGCCTGATCGCCGGACTCGCCGCGGCCCTGGCCGCCGTCGGTGGCGGACTGGTGTGGTGGAAGCGCCGCCGCACCGCCGACCAGGAGTAG